One part of the Methylobacterium mesophilicum SR1.6/6 genome encodes these proteins:
- a CDS encoding DEAD/DEAH box helicase — protein MNLVRPAAAFGTLDRIAARSTAAVLGWSALRSQALRAHLLATMPAGGDPNAFLAEPIIEAAHGWAMARETFGSLAGTLLSESVVAALDGRDLPDPDGRERYRLPRDRHPYTHQLAAWRHLLADTPRSVLVTSGTGSGKTECFLVPLLEHLAQAAAARGGPLRGVQALMLYPLNALINSQRERLSDWTRPFKGDLRFCLYNGETKDQIPAAEQAKTPEEVRSRHLLRRDPPPVLVTNITMLEYMLIRKEDQPILQRSQGQLRYIILDEAHSYVGSQAAELSLLLRRVIRAFGVEPEQVRFVATSATIGRANDPRTLDALAAFLAEVAGVSRDAVSVVEGHRQPPTLPPVRDALALPTPEELAVADPLSLFDRLGSTPAFQRGFASLVAGPRTAAEWFKTVGVSPNHGDALLAAAARARKVLSGETPTHLQPLKVHGFHRTQGGLWACADSNCRGRAGTLLDGPDWPFGAVFQERLDRCTHCEAPVFEVVFCNQCGETALDALREADREGIERLTPARAARTEDEFLTELVEETPEANSEDPFATKETVDPHRVLITAPAASKARPVVLARATGTILDAGEPGTLALPLTSADQCPHCGVPFDGKGLRLQNFRVSGPFLLGSIVPELVSGAEPLAGNRETPGVLPAAGRQILTFTDSRQGTARLAAKLQRDAERNHVRALLYHGVQAQPFLTSDLRQTLEAKQAELAQVDAAIAANPALASVLSLGRRPIVDEIARLQPSEMRLTWADALQMIQKDEICRRWIREAIWTEREAAFSDETTFARFLVLREIIRQPRTANSLETMGLLRLCFHHIEERVTTSPSAFARHGGTLADWRDFLTLALTRVFRGNVAVDTDREILHWIMPDVPKRFIVPPGSNTYGDKKLRAWPQPYATSARRPIIVSLLAAGLKLDFDNPAHRDDLIACMGHAWEAIWPLLKADSVSGTQLDPEKITLAPVRAAYLCPITRRIVDRTFRGLSPNPRAPGDVFLPAEPIAMPSFPFAFGRSGVSAVEPDAIEAWLNEDTDVRALRQRGHWSDLHDRIARQDAFFRSAEHSAQQPGRRLRAYETAFRRGHINVLNCSTTMEMGVDIGSIGTVLMTNVPPSAASYRQRVGRAGRRGQAIALSLTLCKHRPTELSVFRNPLSLLTRTIAAPTVSLDSAVIAQRHVNALLLARFLAATGAELPKLEVGYFYGLYADGTRAAPGESPAEGLLGWIDAPTTRADAGLVADLSVLLRGTPFEARAEVAIDGTRDQLSELRSAFEQEWDVVRADLLVAAKERSAAHTALKIAMQRLTGEYLLAELASHSFLPAHGFPTDVVPFDNSNAFIKERRAPDQDDDASKRLRHRDAPSRQLDLAIRDYAPGSEIVLDGIVYRSAGVRLDWKRPASESSVPEIQSLRFAWRCERCGATDTAHRQPEACPSCGEAGRALKWHRYLRPSGFTCDPVTKPHSEIESVAFVPPRLPWVAARGGAWTSFSDPEVGRFRASRNGMVFHYTTGATEHGYAVCLCCGRAAPETGPREDAPPLPGEMLAHRPLRTSRKEQPICDAQDRPFAIQRHHYLGHETITDVLELQLTGLEGPAIGYPIAAALRDALAQKLGVEPGEIGFGITQTREAEGTEPRWSIFLFDRAAGGAGFSVWAGPHLVELLGSTRAILDCRHGQHCRQGCVDCVLSRDLENQTIDRIGALSFMKERVLPRLAIPAEDRLFAPAETFAEMQPLADAIMREMEKKPDVGLTLWIDGDPKDWDVARWPAVSLVRRLALRDRKVEIVGPKALLQGADESLRLTIFGLLMRSGATVRQVTKPRTVGAGVALAQVGDATSGILWASRSREGCLPGPAWGGDAEAPIVRGHSEGLMDSGDVIDATAFLRPAPDTVLIDVGSELNGAIEAFGSSFWQLLIAKVPVLAHYARGQTPLTSMDYSDRYLLAPLPLRLIIEVLAHAPGRTSQTTIRVATAQGGLNRHATSPSYIEHDWQHDPHCHAVTGTLLRGLSTRAVLHRGDKRNLPHGRTLTLRYADGTSVRIVLDQGVGYWRPLQRGTRFGFQLSAAGQAENLRTAKLQVQASSTHRTWIVVTRTAAASSSKPG, from the coding sequence ATGAACCTCGTGCGACCCGCCGCCGCCTTCGGGACCCTCGATCGCATCGCGGCGCGCTCGACCGCTGCGGTCCTCGGTTGGTCGGCCCTGCGCTCGCAGGCTCTGCGCGCGCATCTCCTCGCCACCATGCCGGCGGGCGGCGATCCGAACGCGTTCCTGGCCGAGCCGATCATCGAGGCGGCGCACGGCTGGGCGATGGCACGCGAGACCTTCGGGAGTTTGGCAGGCACACTCCTGAGCGAGAGCGTGGTGGCGGCTCTCGACGGCCGCGATCTGCCCGATCCGGACGGGCGCGAGCGCTACCGCCTGCCGCGCGACCGCCACCCTTACACGCATCAGCTCGCCGCTTGGCGTCATCTGCTAGCCGATACGCCCCGTTCGGTCCTCGTGACCTCCGGCACCGGTTCCGGCAAGACAGAGTGTTTTCTTGTGCCGCTGCTCGAGCACCTGGCGCAGGCCGCGGCCGCCCGGGGCGGCCCGTTGCGCGGTGTTCAGGCGCTCATGCTCTATCCGCTCAACGCGCTGATCAACAGCCAGCGCGAGCGCCTATCGGACTGGACGCGGCCCTTCAAAGGCGATCTGCGCTTTTGCCTCTACAACGGCGAAACGAAGGATCAAATCCCGGCCGCCGAACAGGCGAAGACGCCGGAGGAAGTCCGCTCGCGCCACCTCTTGCGCCGCGATCCGCCACCCGTCCTCGTGACCAACATCACGATGCTGGAGTACATGCTGATCCGCAAAGAGGATCAGCCCATCCTGCAGCGCTCGCAAGGACAGCTGCGCTACATTATCCTCGACGAGGCCCACTCCTACGTCGGCTCGCAGGCCGCGGAATTGTCGCTGCTTCTGCGTCGCGTGATCCGGGCCTTCGGCGTCGAGCCGGAGCAGGTGCGCTTCGTGGCTACGTCAGCCACGATTGGGCGCGCGAACGATCCGCGCACACTCGACGCGCTCGCCGCTTTTCTCGCGGAGGTCGCCGGCGTGTCGCGAGACGCTGTCAGCGTCGTCGAGGGACATCGGCAGCCCCCGACTCTGCCGCCAGTGCGCGACGCCCTCGCCTTGCCCACGCCCGAGGAGCTGGCGGTCGCCGACCCGCTGTCGCTGTTCGACCGCCTGGGCAGCACGCCGGCGTTTCAGCGCGGCTTCGCGAGCCTTGTAGCTGGTCCGCGCACGGCAGCCGAGTGGTTCAAGACCGTTGGTGTCTCCCCCAACCACGGCGACGCGCTGCTCGCCGCCGCGGCCCGCGCGCGCAAAGTCCTGTCCGGCGAGACCCCGACACACCTGCAGCCGCTCAAGGTACACGGCTTCCACCGTACACAAGGCGGTCTATGGGCCTGCGCCGACAGCAATTGCCGCGGACGGGCCGGAACCCTTCTCGATGGACCGGACTGGCCGTTCGGCGCGGTGTTCCAGGAGCGGCTCGATCGCTGCACGCACTGCGAGGCCCCGGTGTTCGAGGTGGTCTTCTGCAACCAGTGCGGCGAGACGGCGCTCGATGCGCTGCGCGAGGCGGATCGTGAGGGGATTGAGCGACTGACGCCTGCGCGCGCGGCGCGCACGGAGGACGAATTCCTCACTGAACTCGTCGAGGAGACGCCCGAGGCCAACTCCGAGGATCCATTCGCCACTAAAGAGACCGTCGATCCCCACCGCGTGCTGATCACCGCGCCGGCGGCGTCGAAGGCGCGACCGGTCGTGCTAGCGCGGGCGACCGGCACCATCCTCGACGCGGGCGAGCCGGGGACGCTCGCGCTGCCCCTGACGAGCGCGGACCAATGCCCGCACTGCGGTGTGCCCTTCGACGGCAAGGGCCTGCGCCTGCAGAATTTCCGGGTCAGCGGTCCGTTTCTCCTGGGCAGCATCGTGCCCGAACTCGTGAGCGGCGCCGAGCCGTTGGCTGGCAACCGCGAGACGCCGGGCGTGCTGCCGGCAGCCGGCCGGCAGATCCTGACCTTCACGGATAGCCGCCAAGGCACCGCCCGCCTCGCGGCCAAGCTGCAGCGCGACGCGGAGCGAAATCACGTGCGCGCGCTCCTCTATCACGGTGTGCAGGCCCAGCCTTTCCTGACTTCGGATCTGCGCCAAACGCTCGAAGCGAAACAGGCAGAACTTGCTCAAGTCGATGCGGCGATCGCAGCTAACCCGGCACTCGCGAGCGTCCTGTCCCTCGGTCGCCGGCCAATAGTCGACGAGATCGCGCGCCTACAGCCGAGCGAGATGCGCCTGACCTGGGCGGACGCGCTGCAGATGATTCAGAAGGATGAGATCTGCCGGCGCTGGATCCGAGAGGCGATCTGGACGGAGCGCGAGGCGGCCTTCTCGGATGAGACTACCTTCGCGCGTTTCCTCGTCCTGCGCGAGATCATCCGGCAGCCCAGGACGGCGAACAGTCTCGAGACCATGGGACTTCTGCGCCTATGCTTTCACCACATCGAGGAGAGGGTCACGACCTCTCCCAGCGCATTCGCTCGGCACGGGGGCACGCTTGCCGACTGGCGCGACTTCCTGACACTCGCGCTGACGCGGGTGTTTCGCGGCAACGTCGCCGTCGACACGGACCGGGAGATCCTGCATTGGATCATGCCGGACGTCCCGAAGCGGTTCATCGTCCCGCCCGGCAGCAACACATACGGCGATAAGAAGCTGCGCGCGTGGCCGCAGCCGTACGCGACCTCGGCACGACGGCCCATCATCGTCTCGCTCCTTGCCGCGGGTCTGAAGCTCGATTTCGACAATCCGGCGCACCGCGACGATCTCATCGCCTGCATGGGACACGCGTGGGAGGCGATTTGGCCGCTGCTCAAGGCCGACTCGGTCTCGGGCACGCAGCTCGATCCCGAGAAGATCACGCTCGCGCCGGTGCGCGCGGCTTATCTGTGCCCGATCACGCGTCGGATCGTTGATCGCACCTTTCGCGGCCTCTCGCCGAACCCGCGCGCGCCCGGCGACGTCTTCCTCCCAGCCGAACCGATCGCGATGCCGAGCTTCCCATTCGCGTTCGGGCGCAGCGGCGTCTCCGCGGTGGAACCAGACGCGATCGAGGCTTGGCTGAACGAAGATACTGACGTGCGTGCGTTGCGTCAGCGCGGCCACTGGAGCGATCTGCACGACCGCATCGCGCGCCAGGATGCCTTCTTCCGCTCGGCGGAGCACTCCGCCCAGCAACCCGGACGCCGGCTGCGCGCCTACGAGACGGCGTTCCGGCGCGGCCACATCAATGTGCTCAACTGCTCGACGACAATGGAGATGGGCGTCGACATTGGCAGCATTGGCACCGTCCTGATGACCAACGTGCCGCCCTCGGCGGCCTCATACCGGCAGCGTGTCGGGCGGGCGGGCCGGCGTGGCCAGGCGATCGCGCTCTCCCTCACGCTGTGCAAACACCGGCCGACCGAGCTGTCGGTGTTTCGCAACCCCCTCTCTCTCCTCACCCGGACAATCGCGGCCCCAACGGTCTCGCTCGACAGCGCCGTGATTGCGCAGCGCCACGTCAACGCGCTCCTGCTCGCGCGCTTCCTGGCCGCGACGGGCGCCGAGTTGCCCAAGCTTGAGGTCGGCTACTTCTATGGGCTCTACGCCGACGGCACGCGCGCCGCTCCCGGCGAATCCCCTGCCGAGGGTTTGCTCGGCTGGATCGATGCCCCGACGACGCGCGCCGACGCTGGCCTCGTCGCTGACCTCAGCGTGCTCCTGCGCGGCACCCCGTTTGAGGCCCGTGCCGAGGTCGCAATCGACGGCACGCGGGATCAGCTGAGCGAGCTCCGGTCTGCCTTCGAGCAGGAGTGGGACGTTGTTCGCGCCGATCTCCTCGTGGCTGCGAAGGAGCGGAGCGCAGCACACACGGCGCTGAAAATCGCCATGCAGCGCCTGACTGGGGAGTACCTGCTGGCCGAGCTCGCCTCGCACAGCTTCCTGCCAGCGCACGGCTTCCCGACAGACGTCGTACCCTTCGACAACTCGAACGCTTTCATCAAGGAGCGTCGGGCCCCGGATCAAGACGACGACGCTTCGAAACGCCTGCGCCATCGCGATGCGCCTTCCCGCCAGCTCGACCTCGCAATCCGTGATTACGCGCCAGGTTCGGAGATCGTGCTCGACGGGATTGTCTATCGATCCGCGGGCGTGCGCCTCGACTGGAAGCGTCCCGCGAGCGAGTCGAGCGTCCCGGAGATTCAGTCGCTGCGCTTCGCCTGGCGGTGTGAGCGCTGTGGGGCGACTGACACTGCGCACCGGCAGCCTGAGGCGTGCCCAAGCTGCGGCGAGGCCGGACGCGCGCTCAAGTGGCATCGTTACCTACGCCCGTCCGGATTCACGTGCGACCCCGTGACGAAACCACATTCCGAGATCGAGAGCGTCGCCTTCGTGCCGCCACGTCTGCCCTGGGTGGCGGCACGCGGTGGCGCGTGGACGTCGTTCTCCGATCCCGAGGTTGGACGATTTCGTGCGAGCCGCAACGGGATGGTGTTTCACTACACAACCGGAGCAACGGAGCACGGTTACGCGGTCTGCCTGTGCTGCGGACGCGCGGCTCCGGAAACGGGTCCGCGGGAGGACGCACCGCCGCTGCCCGGCGAGATGCTGGCGCATCGCCCCTTGCGCACAAGCCGCAAGGAGCAGCCGATCTGCGATGCGCAAGACCGCCCATTCGCCATTCAGCGCCATCACTACCTTGGTCACGAAACGATTACGGACGTCCTCGAACTGCAGCTGACCGGGCTTGAGGGCCCGGCGATCGGTTACCCAATTGCTGCGGCTTTGCGCGATGCCCTGGCCCAGAAGCTCGGCGTTGAGCCGGGGGAGATCGGCTTCGGGATCACGCAAACCCGCGAGGCTGAAGGCACCGAACCGCGCTGGTCGATCTTCTTGTTCGATCGAGCTGCTGGTGGCGCTGGTTTCTCCGTGTGGGCCGGACCGCATCTCGTCGAACTCTTGGGGTCGACTCGTGCGATCCTCGACTGCCGGCATGGTCAGCATTGCCGACAAGGGTGCGTGGACTGCGTGCTTTCGCGCGACCTTGAGAACCAAACAATTGACCGGATCGGCGCCCTTTCGTTCATGAAGGAGCGCGTCTTGCCGCGCTTGGCGATCCCGGCAGAGGACCGTCTGTTTGCCCCGGCAGAGACGTTTGCGGAGATGCAGCCGCTTGCCGACGCCATCATGCGCGAGATGGAGAAGAAGCCTGACGTCGGACTGACGCTCTGGATCGATGGCGATCCCAAGGACTGGGATGTGGCGCGCTGGCCTGCCGTTTCGCTCGTTCGGCGCTTGGCCCTGCGCGATCGCAAAGTCGAGATCGTTGGGCCGAAAGCACTTCTGCAAGGGGCAGACGAGAGCCTGCGCCTCACGATCTTCGGCTTATTGATGCGCTCGGGTGCCACGGTGCGCCAAGTGACAAAGCCACGTACCGTCGGAGCGGGGGTCGCACTGGCGCAGGTCGGCGATGCGACAAGCGGGATCCTCTGGGCGAGCCGCTCGCGCGAAGGTTGCCTTCCCGGTCCAGCTTGGGGAGGAGACGCCGAAGCGCCGATCGTCCGCGGTCATAGCGAAGGCCTCATGGACTCTGGCGACGTCATCGACGCCACAGCTTTTTTGCGTCCCGCGCCCGACACAGTGCTGATTGATGTCGGCTCGGAGCTGAACGGCGCGATTGAAGCGTTCGGATCGAGCTTCTGGCAGCTCCTAATCGCCAAGGTTCCCGTGCTGGCACATTACGCGCGAGGGCAGACGCCACTCACGAGCATGGACTATTCGGATCGCTACCTCCTCGCACCACTCCCGTTGCGTCTGATCATAGAAGTGCTCGCGCACGCACCGGGCCGCACGTCGCAGACGACGATCAGGGTCGCGACTGCCCAGGGTGGATTGAACCGCCACGCCACGTCTCCGAGCTACATCGAGCACGATTGGCAGCACGATCCCCACTGTCACGCAGTCACGGGGACTCTGCTCCGAGGTCTCAGTACGCGCGCCGTCCTACACCGCGGCGACAAACGAAACCTTCCACACGGCCGCACACTCACGCTGCGCTACGCGGACGGAACCAGTGTGCGCATCGTTCTCGATCAAGGTGTGGGCTATTGGCGCCCGCTTCAGCGCGGCACACGCTTCGGCTTTCAGCTGTCCGCAGCGGGACAGGCGGAGAATTTGCGCACCGCCAAGCTCCAGGTGCAGGCTTCATCCACACATCGCACTTGGATCGTGGTGACGCGGACCGCCGCTGCCTCCAGCTCGAAGCCTGGGTGA
- a CDS encoding STY4851/ECs_5259 family protein yields the protein MNPATLNPFAFTAKQFLTQHGLDQPDGRQLYKYRLSDEAFLALRTLIGRWPARSQMVDSSSRYIGAVFCLFVAEWFRRDFQEGQWSWDGPCGAVGLAKDFPTLHGLTATGLGFWRQGLLRGVDNSREYLHSLIVQGGIPTAFAARGEGWLSAYVRAVMGDLEAGADLSSEQALRHARFHDHRVPVSFRVAPFVEIVAQLSARLTELRREARAGAGQSDVVGWLDGFSPGWRESLPIAMADGSAARMIEGLVRLRPDAEANGSVTVERLLLRDPACGGYRFAARLALDGTLDLTQPLPPDVFADLARQTRARLFPSGSTAERVTGCLAILEPPESDETTRRADGRRPWSARAVLSEARRLLAPFPFDADVEVRLHADNRDVATFVLPAGRRVLESVLSFRAIDDEDTPRELRLIGSGSVRTREAALYFTVADAADAQITCDAGTAETIARFAGLTLHRLTGQARITTRDGVIYRLRTASDDEVALRLDLSGPAPDDLSATVPLFCGLPAIRVLRPGNVMTSAPVGGLRWRPLGVGAGWQTLDRGSSPIGLIEVGLFEDDALQDRVRLAIVPAGARVRRPRPPRDAAAIVLEGFGAVTFEPRPRDPQITVTQSRDPVADSVALTARSDRPLPQRLHIELRRPGRAGFEVQVPLIGCEVAFYAASGRRLRERAEIGLADLRGLTVEASAPGRIDGEVHARGSRGEILRFTRRFERSLPAAALRAEIEALLAASDDLDAVMRLTASVGPTECRLDVRRYALAFEPDPAGLRVEARSGQAWRARPEDEGGAIALVARRFADLCGPEIPLSVLASADFAATAIGLADVEGPVLYYARRCADGRVASRPLLAAGGRAPETDAAPASDRLAQALLMPARNLREEAVRACLLDLGRGRYPEAADAILALVRTFSDVLAPQTFDLLRHLSAEPRAMVEVMAHAQADDLPLVLSLEEQLPFAWVSSPLTAWMKAFVRRRERLEAALSAASSDPTWRADLATREACGFLDGLEAIAPALAIHVRAAKLGLGVGDAAEVFGRGLDGRVLAQRVRTLASACVGRNQGRDDWPRHAWIRGDSAIKNLLPLELSVFAEMALPMLDAPYVAAALALGQAKPSADLERRLRVCRFYDPAYFELAFPHAVRCLWARLSAA from the coding sequence ATGAACCCGGCAACGCTCAACCCGTTCGCGTTCACGGCCAAGCAGTTTCTCACCCAGCACGGGCTCGACCAGCCTGATGGGCGGCAACTCTACAAATACCGCTTGAGCGATGAGGCTTTCCTCGCTCTGCGCACCTTGATCGGCCGCTGGCCCGCGCGCTCGCAGATGGTGGATTCGTCGTCGCGGTATATCGGTGCAGTGTTCTGCCTGTTCGTCGCGGAATGGTTTCGGCGCGACTTCCAGGAGGGGCAGTGGAGCTGGGACGGCCCCTGCGGCGCCGTCGGGCTGGCGAAGGACTTCCCGACGCTGCATGGCCTCACGGCGACCGGTCTTGGCTTCTGGCGCCAGGGCCTCTTGCGCGGCGTGGATAACAGTCGAGAGTACCTCCACTCGCTCATCGTGCAGGGCGGCATCCCAACCGCGTTCGCCGCGCGAGGCGAGGGCTGGCTCTCCGCGTACGTACGCGCCGTCATGGGTGATCTCGAAGCCGGTGCGGATCTGTCATCCGAGCAGGCGCTGCGCCACGCGCGCTTCCACGATCACCGCGTGCCCGTCTCGTTCCGCGTGGCGCCGTTCGTCGAGATCGTCGCGCAGCTGAGCGCCCGCCTGACCGAGCTGCGACGCGAGGCGCGGGCGGGGGCGGGTCAGAGTGACGTTGTGGGCTGGCTCGACGGATTCTCGCCGGGCTGGCGCGAGAGCCTGCCGATCGCGATGGCCGATGGGTCCGCCGCGCGCATGATCGAGGGCCTCGTCCGCCTGCGACCTGATGCCGAGGCCAACGGCTCCGTGACGGTCGAGCGTCTGCTCCTGCGCGATCCCGCATGTGGCGGGTACCGCTTCGCGGCTCGCCTAGCGCTCGACGGGACGCTCGATCTCACCCAACCGCTCCCGCCCGACGTGTTTGCCGACCTCGCGCGCCAGACACGCGCGCGCCTCTTCCCGAGCGGATCCACCGCCGAGCGCGTCACTGGTTGCTTGGCGATCCTTGAGCCGCCCGAGTCGGACGAGACGACGCGACGCGCGGATGGCCGCCGTCCCTGGTCGGCCCGCGCTGTCCTGAGCGAGGCACGGCGGCTCCTCGCGCCGTTCCCGTTCGACGCAGACGTCGAGGTGCGCCTGCACGCCGACAACCGCGATGTAGCGACGTTCGTGCTTCCGGCCGGGCGCCGCGTTCTTGAGAGCGTCCTAAGCTTCCGCGCAATCGATGACGAAGACACGCCCCGCGAGTTGCGTCTGATCGGCTCGGGAAGCGTGCGAACGCGCGAGGCTGCCCTTTACTTCACGGTCGCGGACGCCGCGGACGCGCAGATCACCTGCGACGCCGGCACGGCCGAGACCATCGCGCGGTTCGCCGGCCTCACCCTCCACCGTCTTACCGGGCAGGCCCGCATCACCACCCGCGATGGCGTGATTTACCGCCTGCGCACGGCCAGCGACGACGAGGTTGCCCTTCGCCTAGATCTCAGTGGACCGGCTCCAGACGATCTGAGCGCGACAGTACCTTTGTTCTGCGGCCTGCCCGCGATTCGCGTCCTGCGTCCGGGCAACGTCATGACCTCGGCCCCCGTGGGCGGGCTGCGCTGGCGCCCGCTCGGAGTTGGGGCCGGGTGGCAGACGCTCGATCGCGGCAGCTCCCCGATCGGCCTCATCGAAGTCGGGCTGTTTGAGGACGACGCGTTACAGGACCGTGTGCGCCTAGCCATCGTGCCGGCGGGTGCACGGGTTCGTCGACCGCGCCCGCCGCGCGATGCCGCCGCCATCGTCCTGGAAGGCTTCGGCGCGGTCACGTTCGAACCGCGCCCGCGCGATCCGCAGATCACCGTGACGCAATCGCGTGATCCGGTCGCTGACAGCGTCGCCTTGACCGCGCGGTCCGATCGCCCGCTCCCGCAGCGCCTGCACATCGAGTTGCGTCGACCGGGACGGGCCGGGTTCGAGGTGCAGGTCCCCCTGATCGGCTGCGAGGTCGCGTTCTATGCCGCCAGCGGGCGTCGGCTGCGTGAGCGTGCTGAGATCGGGCTAGCGGATCTGCGTGGCCTCACCGTTGAAGCCTCAGCGCCGGGTCGCATCGACGGCGAAGTCCACGCACGCGGCTCGCGCGGCGAGATCTTGCGCTTCACCCGCCGGTTCGAGAGGAGCTTGCCGGCCGCGGCTCTGCGTGCAGAGATCGAGGCGCTGCTGGCTGCCTCCGACGACCTCGACGCGGTGATGCGACTGACCGCGTCCGTTGGGCCCACCGAATGCCGCCTCGATGTCCGGCGCTACGCCCTGGCGTTCGAACCGGACCCGGCGGGTTTGCGCGTCGAGGCGCGCAGCGGTCAGGCATGGCGCGCCCGCCCGGAGGATGAGGGCGGCGCGATAGCACTTGTCGCCCGGCGGTTCGCGGACCTGTGCGGGCCGGAAATCCCATTGTCCGTGCTGGCGTCCGCAGACTTCGCAGCGACTGCGATAGGGCTGGCGGACGTCGAGGGTCCCGTACTGTACTACGCACGCCGGTGTGCGGACGGGCGCGTCGCCTCGCGTCCGCTCCTCGCTGCTGGGGGTCGCGCTCCGGAAACGGATGCCGCGCCGGCCTCCGATCGCCTTGCGCAGGCTCTGCTGATGCCGGCGCGCAACTTGCGCGAAGAGGCCGTCCGCGCCTGCTTGCTCGACCTCGGGCGGGGCCGGTATCCTGAGGCCGCGGACGCGATCCTCGCGCTCGTGCGGACCTTCAGCGACGTTCTGGCTCCGCAGACCTTCGATCTGCTGCGCCACCTGAGCGCCGAACCACGGGCGATGGTCGAGGTGATGGCGCACGCGCAGGCTGACGACTTGCCGCTCGTGCTCTCCCTCGAAGAGCAGCTCCCGTTCGCCTGGGTGTCGAGCCCGCTCACCGCTTGGATGAAAGCCTTCGTCCGGCGTCGGGAACGTCTCGAGGCCGCGCTCAGCGCCGCCTCATCCGATCCAACCTGGCGTGCGGACCTCGCCACGCGCGAGGCGTGCGGCTTTCTCGACGGGCTCGAGGCGATCGCGCCCGCCCTCGCGATCCACGTGCGCGCCGCCAAGCTCGGCCTCGGGGTCGGAGATGCCGCCGAAGTCTTCGGGAGGGGGCTCGACGGGCGCGTCCTTGCGCAACGCGTCAGGACCCTGGCGAGCGCGTGCGTCGGACGCAACCAAGGTCGCGATGACTGGCCGCGGCACGCCTGGATCCGAGGCGACAGCGCGATCAAGAACCTCCTGCCGCTCGAGCTTTCCGTCTTCGCTGAGATGGCGCTGCCGATGCTCGACGCGCCCTACGTCGCGGCTGCGCTTGCTCTCGGTCAGGCGAAACCGAGCGCGGATCTCGAGCGGCGTCTGCGCGTCTGCCGCTTCTACGATCCGGCCTATTTCGAGCTGGCCTTCCCGCATGCTGTGCGCTGCCTCTGGGCGCGGTTGAGCGCAGCCTGA